The nucleotide sequence TGTGAAAAGATAGAAGGAATCCAAAATTATGTAGTGTTGGGCACTTTTGGTTGTCGATGTGTTCTTGGGAGTTCTGTTTTGAGGACATAGCACAGTCAATAGGTAACAAAAACATGGATTTTGAATGGAGAGAGAAGGCTGACATGGTGTTGATAATACATAGAAAACAATCACAGGTTAAAATCTGCTGATATCCACTTGGTGGAGTAGGGATTACTCTAGGGAATCTTGACCTTggggatttttttattattattattgaacACGGGCTTAACTGTTTCCTTTCTTTTGTTATTTGGCTATCTTTGATAACCTTCTATACTGGATATATTTGTTGGCTTGTAGCAAACATCAGTTTGTGCAGTGTTGTTTAACTATATATTGTGATATTTAACTATATATTATTTCCTTGCATAATGcatattgtatttccttgtagcAATTGCTCTAATGCAGAATGTAACATCTGACATGTAGAATGCTTACTATTAAATTGGTCTTATGTGCACATTTCTGATGGTACTTAGTAGTTACTCTTTGGTGATGGCATTTGGCCTTTCGAGTTTCTTTTTACTCTATATATGCATATGTTCTGATGGTAGATTCTCTGTTTTCTAGGAGAGGGTTGATTTCAGTGACAGGTCAACTGTTGAATTTTTGTTTAAGGAATACTGGGAGATAATTATAAAGAAAGAGGGCTTAACACTGGATAACCTTCAAGAAGCTTATGCTAGTTTAAATGATGGCCCGGATCAAATTTCAGATTCTGAGAATTTTCCTAAAGTACAGGACAGCTCAGATGATGATTTCTTGGGCAATAGTGATGGTGGAGATGCTGATCCAATTTGCCCATCTAATTTAAATGGAACATCAAATAAAGTGAAACCCTTTCTGAAGCATGCAAAATCAAAGAAGAATGTCTATGTTGGCTGGGGTTCAAAAGAGCTGATTGGATTCCTTGAATCAATAGGCAAAGATACATCCAAATCTCTAGATCAATTTGGTGCTGCTGAAGTTGTCAAGGAGTACATTCGACAGAAGGATCTTTCGCACAAAGATAAGAAAAAGCATGTCATATGTGATGAGAAACTCAAGCAATTGTTTAGGAAATCAAAGGTTAAGTACAACAAGATATATAGCTTGCTCGAGAGGCATATTGCTGCAAATGACACAtctgaggatgaaacatttgccaGTTCTGAGGATAACAGTGATTCATGTATGAAAAAGAGAACTCGGACCATGACCTCTGAGGTCACTACTTCGAAAGGGACTTCTGAAAGAAACAAGAGATGCTTTGCTTCTCTTGTTTGTGACAACATTAAGTTGATCTATTTGAAGAAATCCTTAGTTATTGATCTGCTAAAGCAGCCTGAGGCATTTGAAAATAAAGTTATTGGTTGTTTTGTTAGAGTAAAGAATGACCCCAAAGACTATAGTTACTACAAGCCTAAAGCATTCTACCAGCTTGGACAAGTAACTGGTAATATTCAACCTTTTATGTTCCCTATATTCCATTTGACTAATCTATACTCCATTTGCCTGGTTTAGTGCTCTTCCCCTAATAGAGAACTGTATCAGTTTGATGTGCATGTTGTTTAGTTCTATTCAAATTAATACTGTTTTCCAGCGAGTAAACAAGAAATAAGGATGAATTCTACAATTACATTAACAGGAGCTTAACTCATGGAAAAAAAAACTCCATTTCACAGGACATGTGAATAAATACTCTATTCTGTATCTTTTGGCTACATCGCATTTAGTTATTATTTGCTGATGAGAGATATGCAACAGGCATTAGGAAATCCTCAGAAGAATACAAGGTAAAGGACATGTCTACAGATATGCTTTTGTGTGTTTCCAGCTGCTGGTCTGAAGTCAAAATTTCCAGGTTATCAGATGAAGATTTTGGGGAGGTAATTTATAACGCTTTTTATTGTGAGAATTACACTTCTTAATGTTCCAACACTACTAAAGCAATTCCTAGAGAGATAGAAGATTGGCACCGATGACTATTGAATATTAATCAAAACAAATTTATGATCTATAGGTTCTTTCTGCTATTATTTTATTTTGTTCATGTATGCACTTAAACTTGTAATGGATGCACATGTTGTTCAAGTTTTTTGTTGTTGATAATAACAGGACGAATGCGAAGATTTTCGTCTGTTCGTCCAGAAAGAACACTCTAAAAGGCTCACTGTTGTAAGTTAATCTTTTTCAACTTCTAGTGTCCCAAAATGCAGTTGTCCTGATAGTATTTGATGTAATGCAGACTACTATTAATTTTGTTTCAACATGCATAGAAAGTTAGAAGTTATAGGAAACAGATAGCTGTCAATGCTTGGCTATATTCTTTGTCGAACATAATATGTAACTAATGAAGCATATTGCAATCTGTAAAGTTAAATATAGTGGTATTGGTATCAGCGCCTCACATGTAATTATTTTGGATTTCTCATCACACAGTTTGTGTTGTATCTGAATTGTCCTTGTCACAAGTGCATTCTTCATTGGAAAATAGATGACAAGCCCTGCCAGCCTTGAAGTGCTCGGGTGTGAAACCTGTGATATCTCCGGATGTGCTAGACAGCCTGGGATGTTTGAATCGGAGTTTGAAGTTATGTTTTTATGGGAAACAGGGCCAACAACTTTATTTAATGACAAGAGGGTTAAATGTGCAAAATAACTCAAAACAAATTCTGGTGTGACAGTTAGCCAGTTGCACCTTGCtatgtttttttatatatttgtGTGATATCCTTATCAGAGAGTGAGACCAACTCAAGTATTCAGTATTTGCTTGGAGTCTTGGATGCCAGTTGTTTGACATATTTCTTTCCtgcttttccttcctttctggctTTGGAAAATGTTACAGATATTTGTTGGGTCTCTTTTTTACTTGATTGTTGATTCCATGAACGTGCTGTTTTTTACAGGCTGAGCTTGAGGAAAAAGCGAGAAGTGTACACAGAGATATAGTCACTCATGTAAGTCTGTTAGGAAATTATACCAACTTTATGTATTTGTCCGGTACATTCTGCATTTTTTTTATGTATCatcatttgatattagctcattttaaattcaaaacagtatTTCAGTGACATATTCTAGAGTCTGAACTCTCCTATTTTAAGTTTACGTATTAATTACTTTTTCTGTTAGAAATGTTAACCAAATTGCCCTTTCCCCATTCCAGTGGATCGATAAAGAACTTAAGAGACTGGACAATTTAATTGAATTGGCCAATGAAAAAGGTTGGCGCTACGAATATCCTTGTCAGATAAAGATCTttccttcatttaatgatttttttaataaaagaATTGTTCTTGGTTTCCTTTTTATACTTCATTACGATACACCCATCTTAGGACATGCTAGTGGACTTTGTACATTTATATCCTTGACTAAATTTTACGAAGCTCGAGTACATCGATAAGAGACAGCTATTGCGCTCGCCATCCGAAAGACAACGTCTTCTTGAAGAGGTCCCTCGAGTTATTCCAGATCTGGAAGATAATAAAGACACAGAATTATTAGTCGCAGCATCAGAGAAGTCTTTTCAGAAGAATACAGCTACTTTACAAGGTGATGATGCTCCTATCTCTATTACCTGTGTGGGCTGCCATATTGGCTACTAAAATCAATCTAGTGTCATATTGAGCTTCTGCAGAGATCTGTGGGAACAAATGGTGGCTTAACTCACCATTCTATTTGCACGATTATATTTCATATATGGCTTCCTTATGttatttactccctccattcctaaatatttgtctttctagagatttcaacaagtaactacatacggagcaaaatgagtgaatctacactctaaaatatgtctatatacatccgtatgtggtagtccatttgaaatctctaaaaagacaaatatttaggaacgaagggagtacatttgTTATATTTAGGTTAACTTATTACAGCATGTATCTCTACTACTGTTTCCACCAATAGATTACCTATAAAAAGACACTAAGTCTAGATATTGGATCTACTAGTGTTCCTGGACAAATAGTGAATTCTGTTATGTGTGTGACTGTGTGTTCGGTAACATCCTACATTTTATTTACCACTACGTAAGGGCAGTTGGCTACATGCAGGAACCCCAATCTAACTCAATTTACTTTGTTAAAAATGGGAATTTTTTAATTTGTTTATTTTCTTGCCAGTTGACTGTTCATCTTAGAGCTGGTCGTATAGTTTATATTTGGAAATGGATGCCAAGTATAACAGTTGGTTTGCTTTGTACAATTAATTACCACTAGCAAAAATATCCACTCCAATAGATTATATGGTCTCTATCAGTTATGCACTTGTTTTTACTCATCTTGCAACATGTGGTTGTATGACCATTGTCATATTGATCTTTGATTCTAATCCTTTTCATCACAATTGAAGCTGCTCCTTTTTTACCCTTTTTGTTGCTTATTTCAACGGTTTATCAGGAATTTCTCAAGTTGTTCTAAAATAGCAGGTAAATACTTATTTTGTGTAGGTGCCAGTGGGGACAGAGCTGTTTGCTCGGAAAGATACTCAGAAGAATCTAAAGGTTTGCTTCTGTAACTTGCTTTCAACTTTTATTGTTGATTGATAAATTCTGATATTTATGTAGGTGCCAAGAGAGTGAGTTGTTTATTGAAAAAGTTACCCGAAAGAAATAACTAAAGATTTACTTTTAGATAGAGTATCCATTCAGTCACAATTTACGAACAGGAGATAATCACTGTTTTTGTGTAGGCGCCAATGGGGAGAAAGCTGTTCGTTTGACACGTTGCTCAAAAGAAAAGCCTAGAGGTTTGAGTACATTAATGTGCAATGAGTGGTTTAGAATGGTGGTAAGCGCTGAATTTTGTGTAGGGGCCAATGCGAGAGCTGTTTGCTTGAGAAGTTGCTCAGACGGCAAATATAAAGGTTTGATTGCAATGCCATACACTAAGttattttttttttggaaaaggctcTAAAAGTTGTTGTCAATGTTTCTAAAACACACTGATTTTTGTGTAGGTGCCAATGAGGAGATAGCTGTTTGCTTGAGAAGTTGGCCGGAAAACAAATATGAAGGTTTGATTAGATACTATGCACTAAATTGTTGCGAATGTTGGTAAAACATACTGCTTTTTGTGTAGGTGCCAATGACAAGAGAGCTGTTTGCTTGAAAAGTTACTCAGAAGGTGTGGTGTTCACTAAATTATTCACATAGTGTTCACTAAATTGTTCCAAATGCTGATAAACCATTCTGACTTTTTGTGCAGGTGAAGCTGCTCACATGAAAAGTTTCTCTGAAGAAAAAACTAAAGGTGTGCTTGCCTGATGTGTGGTAAATTGTTCTGAAAGGTTGTAAAACACTCCTGATTTTTGTAGGTGCCAGTGAGGACAGAGCTGTTTCCTTAGAAAGTTTCCCGGAAGAAAATTCTAAAGGTTTTACTTGTATAATGATTATCTGCATTCAGCTGGATTTTGTAAAGTTGTATTTCTGTTTTACATACTTGATACTTTTTGTTCAGGTGCCAATGAGGAAGCTGCTTACCTGAAAAGTTGCTCTGAAGAAAAACCTGAAGGTTTGCTTACATGATGTGcagtatttttttttaaaaaggttGTAAAAGGCTCCTGATTTTTTGTGTAGGTGCCAACGACGGCAGAGCTGTTTCCTTATCCTTAAAAAGTTGCCCAGAAGAAAATTCTAAAGGTTTACTTATATAATGATTATCTGCATTCATCTGGATTTTGTAAAGTTGTATTTCAGTTTTACATACTTGATGTTGGATGACTAGTTTGAGTTAATACTTACATTACACTTCTAATGCTATGCCTATTTTGATATCAATGGTAGTGGAGTTCAATGCTGCATGAGACCGTTAGTGCTATTCTCTTCTGCTGTGAACCGTAGAGTTAAATATTGTAGAATGTCCACTAAAAGAACACTTGAAGATTCATTCCAATCATTTTATGCACCTGTAGATTAGACAACTTAGCAAGCTACTGATAAGTGCTATCCACATTTGCGGTTGTTAAGTAACCATTACTCTGTATGATATCCTCTCTAATAAATAATGCATCTTCAGTTAAGTAAGTTAGCTCTTTGGTTACTATTAACATCATCTCAATCATTGGTTGTCATTTTAATTTGGATTGAAAATTGTTCTAAATTATACCCCTAAATAGTTTTGAGCCGAGGCTCAGAAAACTCCTTGTCTAAACAACAGCTTTACTTAACCTTGGTTTGAAGAAAAGAATATTACAGAATCCCCATGTCACCTCTTTCTCTCCTTCTCTCTTCTTTGAGTTACCTTCCCAGTTTCATTCATATTACATTATGCAGCTACTGAAGGTGACACTGATACACCGAAAATGCATGTTCAAAATCAGGGCACTGCAGGTCTGTGCTTACTGCCCATCCTTTCACTAGTTTTTTTCAGCAAATATCCTTTCACTAGTTATGCTGTACtacctctgtaaattaatataagaccttttagatcactactttagtgatctaaaaggtcttatattaatttacagagggagtacttctctGAGGATTAGATGATTAGTCTTCTTCAAGCCTTTATTCCAGCTGATGTTGCAGTTTCATTCTAGTGACATACTGACCATTCCGAGCTACCTGTTTCTCATCGTTCATGTTTTAATGACGCAGACACTAAATCCAATGCTGCTGGCGATACACCTAGTGcaaatgtccaaagccagagtacTCAGGGTAAGGTCATGCTATCTGTCATTTCACTAATAATTGCACTGCTCTTGGAATGATTGGTCCTCCACCTTCCCTGTGTCGAGCTGCTGTTGCATTTTCATTCTGTTGACACACCTGCCTTTCTCAGATACCTCGCTTTTCACTGTTCATATTTCACAATGCAGGTAGTGAAGAGAATGCTGCTGGTGATAAACTGGGAGCAAGTGTCCAGAAGCAGGGGGCTGAAGGTTTTATCTTATTACCATCCTTTTATTTGTTACTATTATATATGAGGAAAAATGTAGTAATTTTTTTAGAGGCGCCGGGTTTTACCTATTGAGCTACTATTAAGTAATAACTTAAAAGTCACCTGTGAATTTCCATGGTAAAACATCATGTGACGTACAGTGAAAACATCATGTGACCCTAGTTTTGTAAATGAATGGTTTTGAATTTTGCGCGCAGCTTCCCATCGTTCACATATGTAAGCAGTTTAATGAGCCCACGAGGCCACGAGTTTGATTACAATTTTCCAGCTTTATTCCTAACGTTTTCTGGTTCTTAGATAATTTTATCATTCTGTTCTACCTGACCAACCATGATTGATGCAGCCAATGCAGCTGGCATCCCAGCTGAAGTAATCAACATTGATGACGACGAAGATGGTCGGTCGCAGGATCAAGGTGCAAACGTGGTTGTTGTTGATATGGATGCTGATGAGTCTGGGAATACTCATGTGGCGCAACGCAAGACAAGGCGGTCGGGCATGTGGCATTACAGGGATCCTTTTGGTGACGAGCAAGGCCCGTTCTTTCTAGATCTGTTGGATGGTTGGAACAAACAAGGCTACTTCGACGACGACTTCAGGGTCTGGAGAGCCGGTCAGTCTAGCGACTCTGCCATTTTGCTCAAGGATGCTCTGCGCCTGAAGCGCTGAGAAGGATGGCAGCTACTTGGGGTTCCCATGCTAGCAAGTTAATGTGAAAGAGGGGGCTTCTCTTGTAATATATTCCTGCCCAGATTCTCCTACTTTGTTCCTAATATTATGGTGGGAGGACCAGTCAGAGACTTATACATTACCTGGTCCTAGAAACTTTGGCCTCTGCTGTGAATTGTGGGATGGACATAAGTTGGTTTCAGAGGTTTTTGCAAGTTTATGTCTAAACATGTTCAGTTATGCGTTCCGCTCTCTCCTTTTTCTTTGTTGTAAAAAAAATGCTAACCTGGTTTGAAATGTTCTGAATGTTGCGACGATGATATTGTTTTCTTCAGAGCGATAGTCTGGTTCCATTGATACTGATGGTATAGCTTCTAAGGAACTGACACGAACACAAGCAATACATGTCCTAGAGTTCTCAAGTGGCCTGCAGCCTTCACATATTGCCCAAAATCTGAATTAACCTCCAAGTACCTATGGGCGCACCTTTGAAAACCTGAAGTCTAGAGAGGCTCGGGTATCACTAACTCGAAGAAGATGAACTTGGCTCTGTAACCAAGTGGATTTGGAAAATTCCTAGAATGATGACAACATGTGGGCTTGAATTCTCAAAGCTAAGTACTTCCCAGATGCTTCTTTCTTCGCTTCTAAGACTAAGGGCTCCCAAGTTGAGAGGGATCCAAAAACGCAGAGAGATTTTTAACTTGAGCATTTGCTTCGAGGTCCGGAATGAGAGAGACACCAAAATTTTGCTTTCTAAGTGGATCGATGACAAGCCTGTCTACACTAGATATCCCAACCTTTTCGTCATTGCATCTGGCCCTGATATCCTTGGTAGCAATGTGTTTGTCGATGGTCTATTCAATCTTGCTTTTTTGCATAACCTCTCTGAGCCTGAACTTGCTTCTTGGGTAGCATTACAAGGGCAGCTTATAGGTTTCTCCTTATCCACCGAAAGAGATTCAGTGAAATGGGACCTGGAGACATTGGGTGTCTTCACAGCGAAATCTCTTTATGCCAAACTGATCCAAGACCCTAGGATGCGATGTGCTAAGAAGACATTGTTGGCATCAAGGGTTCCTCTTAAAGTCCGTATCTTCCTTTGGCGAGCTTCGTTAGATCACCTACCATCAGCGCTTAATCTTCATAAAACGGAGCGGCCCAGGAAATGACTATTGTGCCCTTTGCGGCAACCCGAGAAATGTTGACCATATCCTTTTCtagtgtccccccccccccccccccccccccccctccggcggCTAAATTCCTATGGAATTGTGTGACCGGAAAACGTCGACCACATCCTTTTCCGGTGTGCCCTGGCTAAGTTCCTACAGAGCTGTGTCAGGGAAAGCTCCTTGGTCGATTGTTATTTGGTTACTTGTTTCTATTCTGGTTGTAAGACTATGTAAGAACCACTAGCTTGTGTTGGCTTCATTATTTTAAAACCGGACGCACCTTGTGTTTTTCTTTCAAAAACAATCTCCACAGTCGGGGCGTCCTTCTCAAAGGATACACAACCTTACCGTAAAAGCGAAACCCTAATCTAGATACCGTGTGCCGGTCCGAGGTTTACAAAACCTGGAACGTGGTGGCTAATCATTCAACTATCAAGGATAGCGAGCTCTATTGTCCTTGTTTTGTTTCAAGCGCTGCCAAGCAGGTGTTTGTGGAAGTACGATGGTGTCCTTGTGGCATCCCTGTTGTCACTGACTACCAAGTTAACAGGAAAATGATATACTCAAAACAGAGCTGTAGTTCCAGGGCGGTTTGGTTTGCATGAGAGATTTCGGGAGTCCAATAAATTCcgccccgcctctcgccccgtcgtcgcctcgtcgCCGCCCCGCCACGGTTCGTTCTGACTCgactcgccgccccgtcgccgccccgcctcggttCGTTCTGTCTCGGTTCGTTGCAGCGGTGCCTCCAATCGCCGGACATGCCCTCTCCTAAGCCTCGTTGCAGCAGTGCAACATGGACttataagtccctgtaaacaaacagatAGGAACTCGGGACTTATAAGTTTCTGTAAATAAACAGGTAggaacttatgacttataagttgggacttaaaaaagtcctaggacttataaAACAAACAGGGCCTAAATAGCTAATGATGGATACTTTTGCTTGCTGCAATGAGGTCCTTGTCAACTTACAACCCAAGTTACAAACAGACTCGGATCCAACCTCACGGCAACGCGACCTCAACACATGTAATACATCTCCGGATGTCCAAACTTAAACCCAAATCCACCCCCACACGGCCACACGGCCCTACCTCCTCACCAGCAAACCTGGCAAATAATAGCCGGCAAGCGAACACCCAAACAACCAGGAATATCCACACGCCATCATGGCCACCACGCGACTCGGCCTCCTACTCCTCCTATTCACGCTGCTCGCCGGCACCGCCGTCTTCTCCGTCTCCGCCGCCCGCAACGTCCCCGCCGAGACGGTGGTCGCGGATCCGGTCGGCGCCGAGCCGAGCGCCTACGAGATGCTGGAGAAATTCGGGTTCCCGAAGGGAATCCTCCCGGTGGGCGTCACCGGTTACACGCTCCGGCGGTCGGACGGCGCGTTCCAGGTGTTCATGGACAAGGATTGTGAGTTCGAGGTGGACGGCGGGTACAAGCTTACCTACAAGCAGACGATCTCCGGAAGGGTGGCCGGCGGCAGCTTGTGGGACCTCCGGGGCGTCTCGGTGAAGATCTTCTTCGTCAACTGGGGCATCGACCAGGTGCTCATGGCCGACGCCGACCACCTCATGTTCTACGTCGGGCCGCTCTCCCAGGCCTTCACGTCGGACAACTTCGAGGAGTCCCCGCAGTGCAGGTGCCGCGGCCATGGCGTCGCGGACGTTGGCGAGGGCGCCGGCGTCGGCGTGGCGGCGATGTAGGATCGTGCAGTTGGTTACGTATAATTAACGTGATGCTGTGCACTTCTTGCGCGTGATGCTGTGCACTTCTTGCGCGTGATGCTGTGAATTACTCGTTGATGTAAGTCGATGTATGCACGATTGGTGTGCGTGCAATGCACCGCACACGGAGGAAAAGGACCCCATCAAATAGGGTGTCCATTTTATTTGCCGTATTTTTATGATTCTTCTTCTTCGTATTGCGTGCAATTTGTCATATTTTGACTAGTACTCTCtgggtcccaaaataagtgtcacgAATTTAGTACAACGTCGTACTAAATCAACGAGATTTATTTTGGGTCTGAGAGAGTATTATTTTGATTTAGTGTTTCCTATGGATTTGAGGATGATTTACTGTCCTTTGGCCATTGATGTGTCGAGTTTGTCAGGGCATTTTTGTAATGAAAAAACACTCGAATCAATTAACCCATCTCTAGAAAGGAGTTTCCTAAGCGCACCACACCCCTCCTCCGCCGGTAGGTCGTTCCCCCCTCCTCCGCAGGTGTAGGGGTGCGGAGAGGTTCCTGTCTACCGGATAGAACTCTAGTTTTCTCGCTTTGGGATTTTAGTAGGGTTATTATACACGTCAATGGTGCGCTTTGGGAATTTGGACAATGACGCATTGCCGGCGTCGGCGCCTTTGAGGTAGTAGGCGTGGGGGCGACTACTGCGGTAGGGAGGACGGCTGCTTGACCGCGGGGAAGACCGGGTGCCACTGGGTGCCCGGATGATGACGCGGAGGGGacgactcctcctccttggtgtgGCGATCGGTCTGAATGTCACTGTTGGGACACCGGCTCCTCCTTGACGTGGCATCCTATTTGGATGTTGGGTTGCATGGAGGGAGTAACCATGATAGACCCCGTTCGACCAATGATTGGCACAACACCTCCTCCATCTGTTGCGTGAACTCGTCGTCTGAGCAGGCCGTTGCGGTGAGCAACGAGGGCAGCTAGTTCTTATCCTTCAATCGGCTACGCCTTTACGGTGGACAGAGCCTTGAAGGACGACGAACCCGTCAACCATGGGCGACTATGTGAATCTTTCACATTGTTGGGTTCACCGTCGCGTATTTTTTATCAAAAAAAACCCTGACATTTTTTTAAAATCAACCCACAATACATGTGGCCTTTCATGATGCGCTGATGGGTTGCTGGACTTTGAACGCAAGACTCCTCGTTACAAGAGCTAGACGTAAACCATCAGGACTCTCATCTGACTCATGCCTGTGTAGGAATCTTTACGTAATAATTTATATGCATACTGACCAGGTCTCTCTTACGTGGAGTCAAACTCTGAATCCCCTCTTGCCTTGCCTAGCCTCTCCATAAATAGGCTTTTTCAGTATTCTGATCCTTTAAACAAACTTTGTCACAAAATAAACTCGACGTGAAAGTATTTCACGACCTGACCCTTTTAACAACGTCATAGTCCGCGGCGTCTATACCCAACATAAAAACGCCGAGCTAACCAGCGTTTTTGACCACTCGGCGTTTCTCACCAGGTAAGCAACGCCAAAGTTCACGGCGTTTGTCACCAAGTAAGAAACGTCATAAGGCTTGGCGTTTAGACCCTGGTTATGAAGCAGTTTTTTACGTTGGCGTTTCTAAGAAGGCTGGAAAGGTCGCAGACCTTGGCGTTTCTAGCCTGGCGTCTCTAGCGGCTGAGAAGAAAGACCCCGACGGGGCAGCGGGTGGGCTGGGTGC is from Triticum aestivum cultivar Chinese Spring chromosome 1B, IWGSC CS RefSeq v2.1, whole genome shotgun sequence and encodes:
- the LOC123133737 gene encoding uncharacterized protein At5g08430 isoform X6 produces the protein MGKRKAKKPAARPRSGAGGSVPRPVSEGETETEPEPVGEEGDFCFVCKDGGHLRLCDYRNCNKAYHPKCVEKDDDFLNSDENFICGWHTCCICKGRSYYRCLCCPVKSVCCGCRIEADFVQVGRRQTKGLCANCLRLGIMIENNIEIDSDGERVDFSDRSTVEFLFKEYWEIIIKKEGLTLDNLQEAYASLNDGPDQISDSENFPKVQDSSDDDFLGNSDGGDADPICPSNLNGTSNKVKPFLKHAKSKKNVYVGWGSKELIGFLESIGKDTSKSLDQFGAAEVVKEYIRQKDLSHKDKKKHVICDEKLKQLFRKSKVKYNKIYSLLERHIAANDTSEDETFASSEDNSDSCMKKRTRTMTSEVTTSKGTSERNKRCFASLVCDNIKLIYLKKSLVIDLLKQPEAFENKVIGCFVRVKNDPKDYSYYKPKAFYQLGQVTGIRKSSEEYKVKDMSTDMLLCVSSCWSEVKISRLSDEDFGEDECEDFRLFVQKEHSKRLTVAELEEKARSVHRDIVTHWIDKELKRLDNLIELANEKGWRYEKLEYIDKRQLLRSPSERQRLLEEVPRVIPDLEDNKDTELLVAASEKSFQKNTATLQGASGDRAVCSERYSEESKGANGEKAVRLTRCSKEKPRGANARAVCLRSCSDGKYKGANEEIAVCLRSWPENKYEGANDKRAVCLKSYSEGEAAHMKSFSEEKTKGASEDRAVSLESFPEENSKGANEEAAYLKSCSEEKPEGANDGRAVSLSLKSCPEENSKATEGDTDTPKMHVQNQGTADTKSNAAGDTPSANVQSQSTQGSEENAAGDKLGASVQKQGAEANAAGIPAEVINIDDDEDGRSQDQGANVVVVDMDADESGNTHVAQRKTRRSGMWHYRDPFGDEQGPFFLDLLDGWNKQGYFDDDFRVWRAGQSSDSAILLKDALRLKR
- the LOC123133737 gene encoding uncharacterized protein At5g08430 isoform X5, translating into MGKRKAKKPAARPRSGAGGSVPRPVSEGETETEPEPVGEEGDFCFVCKDGGHLRLCDYRNCNKAYHPKCVEKDDDFLNSDENFICGWHTCCICKGRSYYRCLCCPVKSVCCGCRIEADFVQVGRRQTKGLCANCLRLGIMIENNIEIDSDGERVDFSDRSTVEFLFKEYWEIIIKKEGLTLDNLQEAYASLNDGPDQISDSENFPKVQDSSDDDFLGNSDGGDADPICPSNLNGTSNKVKPFLKHAKSKKNVYVGWGSKELIGFLESIGKDTSKSLDQFGAAEVVKEYIRQKDLSHKDKKKHVICDEKLKQLFRKSKVKYNKIYSLLERHIAANDTSEDETFASSEDNSDSCMKKRTRTMTSEVTTSKGTSERNKRCFASLVCDNIKLIYLKKSLVIDLLKQPEAFENKVIGCFVRVKNDPKDYSYYKPKAFYQLGQVTGIRKSSEEYKVKDMSTDMLLCVSSCWSEVKISRLSDEDFGEDECEDFRLFVQKEHSKRLTVAELEEKARSVHRDIVTHWIDKELKRLDNLIELANEKGWRYEKLEYIDKRQLLRSPSERQRLLEEVPRVIPDLEDNKDTELLVAASEKSFQKNTATLQGKYLFCVGASGDRAVCSERYSEESKGANGEKAVRLTRCSKEKPRGANARAVCLRSCSDGKYKGANEEIAVCLRSWPENKYEGANDKRAVCLKSYSEGEAAHMKSFSEEKTKGASEDRAVSLESFPEENSKGANEEAAYLKSCSEEKPEGANDGRAVSLSLKSCPEENSKATEGDTDTPKMHVQNQGTADTKSNAAGDTPSANVQSQSTQGSEENAAGDKLGASVQKQGAEANAAGIPAEVINIDDDEDGRSQDQGANVVVVDMDADESGNTHVAQRKTRRSGMWHYRDPFGDEQGPFFLDLLDGWNKQGYFDDDFRVWRAGQSSDSAILLKDALRLKR
- the LOC123133737 gene encoding uncharacterized protein At5g08430 isoform X1 → MGKRKAKKPAARPRSGAGGSVPRPVSEGETETEPEPVGEEGDFCFVCKDGGHLRLCDYRNCNKAYHPKCVEKDDDFLNSDENFICGWHTCCICKGRSYYRCLCCPVKSVCCGCRIEADFVQVGRRQTKGLCANCLRLGIMIENNIEIDSDGERVDFSDRSTVEFLFKEYWEIIIKKEGLTLDNLQEAYASLNDGPDQISDSENFPKVQDSSDDDFLGNSDGGDADPICPSNLNGTSNKVKPFLKHAKSKKNVYVGWGSKELIGFLESIGKDTSKSLDQFGAAEVVKEYIRQKDLSHKDKKKHVICDEKLKQLFRKSKVKYNKIYSLLERHIAANDTSEDETFASSEDNSDSCMKKRTRTMTSEVTTSKGTSERNKRCFASLVCDNIKLIYLKKSLVIDLLKQPEAFENKVIGCFVRVKNDPKDYSYYKPKAFYQLGQVTGIRKSSEEYKVKDMSTDMLLCVSSCWSEVKISRLSDEDFGEDECEDFRLFVQKEHSKRLTVAELEEKARSVHRDIVTHWIDKELKRLDNLIELANEKGWRYEKLEYIDKRQLLRSPSERQRLLEEVPRVIPDLEDNKDTELLVAASEKSFQKNTATLQGKYLFCVGASGDRAVCSERYSEESKGANGEKAVRLTRCSKEKPRGLSTLMCNEWFRMVVSAEFCVGANARAVCLRSCSDGKYKGANEEIAVCLRSWPENKYEGANDKRAVCLKSYSEGEAAHMKSFSEEKTKGASEDRAVSLESFPEENSKGANEEAAYLKSCSEEKPEGANDGRAVSLSLKSCPEENSKATEGDTDTPKMHVQNQGTADTKSNAAGDTPSANVQSQSTQGSEENAAGDKLGASVQKQGAEANAAGIPAEVINIDDDEDGRSQDQGANVVVVDMDADESGNTHVAQRKTRRSGMWHYRDPFGDEQGPFFLDLLDGWNKQGYFDDDFRVWRAGQSSDSAILLKDALRLKR